Part of the Ictalurus furcatus strain D&B chromosome 19, Billie_1.0, whole genome shotgun sequence genome, tacaatatttccAAATATCCAACATAAAACCAGCATTACTGtggtaataataaatcataatttcAAGaaccttttttaattatttcataacTTCAGTCATAACTTCAAGGCttcaatgtttttttcctcaaatgaaATCAGCTGACTTCCACATATTTAATACCTGCTCTTCAGTCTtactcatttgtttatgcatttttattctCTAATTTATCCATTTGCATTAACGCCACCCTGTATCACCTTAAATTCAAAACATCCCAAAGTAAATATTTGTCAAAGTGTTTTCAGTTTCTCTCGTTCTAACACTGTAACAGTAGAACAGTTATATTCAGCTTTACTTACATTGCTTTTCTGGATGCTGAAATCACAGGCATCATCTTCAGAAGGACAGTTTCTGTTATCTTATCTGtactgaaatatttattcaggTCAAATTCTTCCAGCTCCTGTGCTGATGTCAGTAACATAAACACCAGAGCAGACCACTGTGAAGAAGAGAATTcactttgttttccagatttcaggtaGTGTTGGATTTCCTCCACTAGAGAATTATCacccagttcattcagacagtggaacagattgatggatttctctgtagGAAGATATCCACTGATCTTCTCCTTAATGTACTGAACTGTTTTCTCTATGCTCTGGGAGCTACTTCCTGTCTGTGCTACTAAGGCATCTAAGAGtttctgattggactccagtgaaAGACCCAAAAGAAAGCGAAGGAAAAGATCCAGATATCCCGTCTGACTTTCTAAAGTCTGATCTACAGCACTCTTGTGTACATCTGAGATTGTAATTTTTTCCATCCACCATTTAGAGACCTGATTATGATCAAGAACATCTCTCTTTTCCATCATGAATGTCAGGTGCACATACAGAGCTGCGAGGTGCTCCTGAATGctcagatgaacaaagcagtacactttactctggtgaagcccaaactcctctctgaagatctgcgtacacacacctgagtacactgctgcttctctcacatcaacgccacactctctcaggtcttcctcatagaagatcaggtttcctttcatCAGCTGCTGAAAAGCCAGTTGTCCCAGTTTAAGAAGCATTTCATCACTCTCCTGAGTGTTCTTTGAGTATTTTTCTCCTATGACACTTGTCTGAatgatgaggaagtgtgtgtacatttgagtcagagtcttggggatctctccactctctgcttcacccaacattctctctagaacagtggctgaaatccagcagaagactgggatgtggcacatgatgtagaggcttcttaatgacttcaggtgtgtgatgatgtcattggccaggctctgatcactgattctcttcctgaagtactcctccttctgtgggtcactgaaccctcgtacctctgtgactcgatggacacactcagaggggatttgatcagctgctgctggtcgagaggtgatccagatgagagcagagggaagcagattccctttgatcaggtttatcagcagcacatgcactgatgctgattcagtaacatcacacactctctctgtgttctgGAAATCTAGAGGAAAACGACACTCGTCCAATCcgtcaaaaatgaacagaaccttttccaaactggacatttctgtttcttttgtttcattaaaacagacatgaaggagctccatcagactcagtttctggtccttcatcagattcagctctctgaaaggaagtggaaatatgaggtggatgtcctgatttgctttcccttcagcccagtccagaatgaacttctgcacagagactgtttttccgaTGCCAGCGACTCCCTTTGTCAGCACAGTTCTTATGGGTTTGTCTTTTTCAGATAAGGGCTTAAAGATGTCATTGCATTTGATTGgtttttcctctgttgttgttctcctggatgctgcctcgatctgtctcacctcatgttctttattgactcctccactgtctccctctgtgatgtagagctctgtgtagatctcattcaggacTGTTTGATTTCCCAGGTTTATTATCATTCCATTCAAACACTCAAACTTCTTCATCAGGTTTAATTTGAACTTTTTCTGGAATTCATTCACAGCAGCAGATTCTGGGTCGTGCCTGTGAGATGGTGAAGCAGGAAGATGTGGTGAGACATGGGGTCCAACTATTTTCTATGATCTATTCACTCTGTAGTTAATAACAGCAGAGAGGTTTATAATACCAGTGTGTCAGTGTCACAGTCATATTGCTGGTTTTGATCTTACCCTGTATCTGTGATGATGTTCTTTTCTATTCTGTCTCCTGCTCTCTGTGGAACACTGTGAACAAAAACTGTAGCTGTTAAAGAAGATAACTTCCATCACTTAAACACTATAGTCTAAACCTTTACTTTAATTTTGCtacaataattatttttgattgCAGTAACATTCAGAAAACACAGTGCTCATCTGGCACCTGTTTTAATTCTAGGTATTCTAGATTATTTCCTTAAGGATGTAATAAATCACTTTGAATGAGCATGTAATGTTTCCTAAACAGAGACAAATACACAATTTTGTAAGAAATCTTGCCAGAAAGCACAACAGGTATAAAATGCCCAACTATAGCCAAGATAATATCACAGTCTGGATGTGACGCCAGTCCATCAGACATGGGGCAATTTATGTTAGCCAATCCACGTAGTGGCATGTGTTTGGGAATATGGGAAAAGTGGGGGAATGGGGGCAGTGCTCACTAGATAATGGTACATTCAGGGATCTGAGATAACTAGCTGTGATGGTGTGATTGTGATGGATTTAGGGTTGCCACATTCTACTAGGAAAAATCAAGGAACACTTACTTCTACCAACCCCACCTCACACTGCCCTTTCTTGGCATGTTACCTCAAAAATAAGTGGTTGAAtctttgtaggatttatatggaattatcattgtaatgTGTGGTCACAGCaaagatcaaatgtttaaatgttgaaatgtttttcttcagtaGCTTCCTGCCTGTTTAACATATATTTTAAAGGTATTTCAGgaatacaaattagtaacaaggaGGACTAGACTTCTTGGCAGCTTTTTATTTAGAGGCATCCCTGCCCATGACATTGAAGTCAAGTTATACATgttaaactgttaaaatgtgGCTGTTGTAAACCATTTTCCTGCTTCTGTTAGACAAATGTGTTACTTGAACAATATCTAGACTCAGAGAAGAATGATGATTAGACATTCTATAGATTATTGAATTATAAATCCTTCTGTAAGCTGAACAAAGTTAGATAGATAAATGTCCATTATAGGGAACTCCTCAGTAAGAACATGATTGATGTAGAGCTACACAGGTTTGTTAAAGCAATATAAATTAGGCATGTTAGTTTACTAGCAAGCTAAGCCTGTTAAATTATTAgcacaacaatttttttataGTTAGCTGCTTAGCTGAGATGAAACGACGGTGCAACTCGGACCACAATTATTCCTCTGAACTCCTGTAAAAACAACCATCTTCTGCTGGCTTGGAAAGGTTGATAGTTTTCACAATGAGAGATTTTAGACAAAAAATTCTGGcatttaaaaatcactaaaGTCCTGCTATTTCTTGTTTGTAACTCAAGTTTCCACAAGTTATTACAATtccactgtgttttgtttccgGGAATATACGTCAGAGGGAGACATCAGATTGACGTGTCTCACTCAGAGGTCCAGATTGGTTGATCACAGTAGGGATTCCCAatggtttatttatgtattggtGTATTGCAAAAACATGGATTCCGCTAAAATGCAGACAGTAAGCAATACAGTCCAGTACAACAGAATACTACATAccatgatatataatataataaattctaGTTTTATGCCAGAATTTCCCTTTAACTGTGACTTTAGCAGTGACATTAACAGTGAGGAGATGTTACCTGTGTAGAAGTGAGGAGTCTTCATCTTTAAACTGCACAGGGATATTCATAGACCAAGCACTCTTCATGGAGATACAGCTGGGTGCTGGTGATTCTGATCTCTCTCCCTGGAGTTTACTGCACAACATGATAGACAGTCCTTTAGTGATTTATTTACACTCTTTACAGTTTTAACTACACTCTAAAAATAGTTCAGTGGCTTTGTAAATATCACAGTAATAAAAAGCATTACTACGTTAATAAAATCTCTGACTATCACTTAAGTGATTGAGTTGGACATACCAATATATAGAGCTGGGGTAGTTGATCCtggactcgagtccaattatgTACAAACTTGGACTTGTCACAGACTCCAGTAAATTTAACATGGACACTGACATTTTGGACTCTGAAATTTTTCCAAGTACAGTCGAGACTGCGTCATGTGTAACACAGGGGCggaacctggcctgggcattgggGGCTGTAGCCCCAGATAATTCCCCACttgtttgtcactacgtaactgaacgtcagtaaaagaagactgcctgtaattttatatcttcagttaACATGtccgtagtatttcttacttgtatactactgatagacccgagaaaacgtatcgttatggtgaaataagattgtagtcatatcacccgcccctaaacattagcatttggtggcTCCTGTCATGAATTTCACATaacatgtgaaatgtacttcttaatatagtaaatatcataaaccctgctgagagggatttatttttcactttaggaattaaaatgaaaaaaaaaaaaagttacaagaacagagctgtgttcagaaatgaattTATCATTCATAGagagattaaaagcagtaataaagcatgaaactTGTTATGACAAGAAGATAACTTCCATCACTTAAACACTGTAGTCTAAATGTCACACATCGTAGCAGAGATACGAAGCAGAGataaggcggatgcaagtgcaggataacagttgtttatttaaagagacaggcaggcagacaaatccaaaacgtgatccaaaacgtaattcATAAACaggcaagaggtcaggcgattggcaaacaggtatacacggggctaggcaggaatctaggtcgataaccAAAACAAGACACGAACTATGACGATGAACTGGAAGCGGATATCCAGCACTGACTACGACTACGACTACGACTACGACTACACTAACGCTAAACATTCACTTCTTATTACTTACTacttaatcttccgcgttgtgtgctgggaagcgcgtggtatatatgcggacatgattaCCCTCGCAACTGCTAACAGCTGAGGGTAATCCGGACACACGTGACTTCCCAGCCAATgacggaacagggaggagacatgataaacataaacaaaacacacgtgtcccaatgtcactacggtcgacagcggaaaagcaggtgctcgcgcatttgcGCTTAAAGcacactgcttcaagggggaatcgtgacactAAACCTTTACTTTAATTTTGCtacaataattatttttgattgCAGTAACATTCAGAAAACACAGTGCTAATCTGGCACCTGTTTTAATTCTAGGTATTCTAGGTGATTTCCTTAAGGATGTAATAAATCACTTTGAATGAATATGTAATGTTTTCTAAACAGAGACAAATACACAATTTTGTAAGAAATCCCCAGATAATTCTCCACttgtttgtcactacgtaactgaacgtcagtaaaagaagactgcctgtaattttatatcttcagttaacatttccgtagtatttcttacttgtatactactgatagacccgagaaaacgtatcgttatggtgaaataagattgtagtcatatcacccgcccctaaacattagcatttggtggcTCCTGTCATGAATTTCACATaacatgtgaaatgtacttcttaatatagtaaatatcataaaccctgctgagagggatttatttttcattttaggaattaaaatgaaaaaaaaaagttacgagaacagagctgtgttcagaaatgaattTATCATTCATAGAGAgattaaaagtattaaaaatatctctctcactctctcactctctcggcCTATATAACTGTGAGGGAGAGGCAAATCATTGAAATGTCAGCTCAAACTGGAGGACACGATATAGTGTTATggaataacaaaacaggttcatttgcattttcatacacttgtaatataataaaagtcctacatatacctctatatccttttttttaaatataatattttgataggaaactagtcgtggtgctgatgacatgaaataaaaacattaaatgtaaatggcaagatgtaattgTAGTATTATTAGTTACATTTTTGTTGTCATtagtttgtgaaggttaaaatattaatttaaacagctcagtgttgtgtttacaattgcaatttccaAACTTTTTTCAATTGAATTACTTTCTGCATTTGGCCGGACTCGACTCGGACCTGAGTCCGACTTGAGTCGGACTCTATTGCTTTAGGACTTGGTATCAACttgaactcgacaaaggtggactcggacccaacatTACCaatataaatgcttaaaaatccAACAGTCTAAAATTTACATCTATTATTTAAGtttatttcacaaaaagaaATTAGCATTTGACtaacaaattatatttttaagatATACTTAATATTTTTGGTaaatttcaatcaaaatatttcAGAATGGAGTAATTATACAGATCAGTTTCAAGAACTAGAATTATTACTAATTCCATATTAATATTCTTTGTCTTTAACAAGAACTTATGAAATTGAGTAAGTTACATGGCTAAACATCATGTCGTAGACACAATTAACAATCGGCAAAGAGAGGGAAATCTGCATTTCTATCTGTGCAACATGTGGCAACAAGCAAGGAAACACAATGGTGAGAACCACCTGGAAGACTCCTTGCAAATCCTGGTAAGAAGCCAGCGAGAAAAGTTAACAAAATATTGACTGTGTCTTCGTGCATACATAACTATAGGTGTAATTTTCTGAATACTGTCTCAGCCATGCTGTCATATCACAGATAGCAATGTCTATTTTTAGTTGTATAGGTCAGAATCAGTCATCAATTAATTTTCAATGTTGAATCAACATTCACTATTTGGTCGGTTCATCAGAGCGTGATCAGgttgaaaataaaacatctatTCAACATCGAAACAAGGCTGATTCTACAACATATTAGGATGACCTATCACTGAATGTTAAAGGCTTTCCACCTTTGTAAACTTTTGTATTTAACCAGAGGGGATTTGTAAATGCATGGATAAAACATACATGGTGCAGAATAACACCCTCAAAACAGATGCCAGACAAATATGTTGCAAACTGATGCACAAGTGTCagatcacagcaaaccagtgactacattttccatactgcatgggggcctacaaacatggccaccatggactgcaattcccagaacacacacacacacacacacacacacacacacacacacacacacacacacacacacacacacacacacacacacacacacacacagaacactcagactcattctaatcacacacacctgcatccaatctctctctctcacaggcacaaccacaaccacagtatataagagactgttctaaAACTATGACTTTGTGAATTATTATGTGAGTTTTCTGTATACCAAGTGTTTGTTCTCGGTTCATGCGTTATTGTTTTGATCTCGTTCTCGCCCTCATTCTTGATTTTGGTTTTGcctcatttatgcctgtttgccaatcgcctgacccattgcctgtttgttgaccacgctattgtctgatgttttggatttgtctgtctgcctctctttaaataaaagttcttatctgcacttgtGTCCATCCTTGTGTCCTTTACGTTAATTACATGACAACAAGAATTAGACcactgtttgaaaaaaaaagaaatactttgtCAGACCCTCCTGTGTTATgggcctttttttctttaaaataatccttctaattttattttacatttaacttTTATGAAAATAACATGACAAGGTCAGTGGACTCACAAACTGCCATGCTAAAGGAATATTCTGAACTTTTGTTGGAGTTTATAGGTATCATCAAGTTACAGTTATGGGAATACTTCTGTAACaatatgaaatatttgtaaTGACTGTTTttgaattgtattatttttattgcaggTTTTCTGGGAGCTCCAGTTGAAGACATCAAGAACTTACAGATGCTGGCCTTAACCTGTCAGCCTGGACAGATGTCTATTCCAGTCCTACCTACACCACACCAGACTTCTCTCTGCATTGTATGGATGACTGACTAGCACCAGGTTCTCTTTAGACTTGGATGTATGGAAACAtaacaaaggtgtgtgtgtgtagcattcacacaccaatgcatTTGTGTGCGACAGTGTAAAGTAATTTGTAAGACCAGTAAGAATAAAAGGCACTCAacaaatgcagaccatttaccttactttagaaataaattttaattgCAGAGACAATTTATGTACTATAATTATCTGTGATCTATTTTTAAAGGCTAACATTTCTTTATAAAGAGCCTACTGTGTGAGGTGTAATTTAAATAATCCTGTCATCTACTGACACTAATGTTGTTCCACACTTGTATGCCTTCTTTTGTGGAACAACTGAAGACAAAAGTCATACAGTTTTCTTCAATTCAGCTCACTGTTTTTGTAGAATGgacaatgactatgtttacatggacagcaataatctaattaatgaccttattctgaataagacaatattgtgattaaggtgtttacatgagtcgcttttagaatattcctttcatgttcctgttttacacgttatagaacatagctcgattaacagcacacttCATTACGTGTCACATAAATACTCCACATgacttaattcgatttgtgtttacttcgagtatgactttagtcggattagggtaatcaataatcgctgtttacaagGTAGAgtcttaattagagtattgtcttaattgggttaatatctgattattgttgtccatgtaaacgaaCTGAGTGATACATATGTCATTTGCAAAGTACGCCAGTTTGAATTTAGACTCAAAATTGTGCGTTATTGTGCGTCAGAAATTTGACAAATAAATGtttgattaaaatgttcatGTGTGTACAGTTGCTTTATGTTTATCATTTGGTTTCATTAGATAATTTGACCTCAAGTAAAGTACTCCTGGAGTAAAGtataaatacagttttaaaaagtataacatttattttgataattaaTAGTCTGGTATTGGTTAAATTCAGTTTATCCAAGTAAACTGAATTTTTAAAGATTTAGTAAATGTAGCACATTCATTTTGTTATGTCATTTTCTGATATCTATCTTATCGTTTGTGATATACCGGAAGAAATTCTCCCCACGATAAGAATGAGTCTTCCTGCAATAATAACggtaaagcctagttgatgacgtatttctcTGTGCGACAGTGCAGAGTGAAAACAAGTACGGTGGAAGGcagacgtgaagctgaggaggagtttatcgctaaacgaagagctacctctacaatctggaactggtttggttacagaaaatcagttttactttttgaTCAGTGGCTCTCAACACAGGGGgcagagatcggaagggggcgcaaattgttttcaagaaagaaaaaaaaaacacagactggCATCATTCGTGTactctgtattttattgctttccaaatagaatgtgcataaatgaaaaaccctgtgttccctctccctctgtattttctttttgctggggagaaaaaaaagtgcctagtgacaaatctagcgGCTTTTCGGACAAACCTTAGtaactttccaaatgtggcaaatactgtcctgcaagcgtgaggtcttgctttcctgctgcactctcacctctctctgcatctgctctgttcagtgaggggctgagagccggagcagCACATCCCGGTGATCGCACGGCAACTGACATAgacgtgaatgtaaaaagaagcaagcgCACGTGTCCCACTGactgatttaacaatgtcatggatcaCAAGATGCACCCTTCATCCCAATTCGCATAATtcgtatgcgaatgtttttagaatgcaagaagAATGAtctgcaacatgttttacatataaaataatacacattattacagcctagttctcttgttcaaagtagttctaGTGTTCAGACATTTTTGATCGTTCATGTTCCATACCGctctgttatatagttttataaaatttatttaaaaaatcataagttATGATTGGGGAAGTGTGCCACATGCttggggaggcttgggggggctttagttacaaaaggttgagtcCCTctgttttagatcaatgtttgtatTTCTGAGGCTCTGAAGACTGCATGCAGctgtcacttgtagccaaaaacagtggtgcatggCACGATATTTATATcctcactgatatcgttatcgcaataaataccagaaaatattgtgatacagttttaagtccatatcacCCATCCTTACATCTATGTAGCTTTTCAATTCTATCTACTCATTTTTATTAGGGGTTTTGACTTAGGGCTACTACTGCATTGACTTAAGATTTTAATTATATGTACTCAATTTTATTTGACATGGAAATAAATATAGTTATTCAGATctacttaatttttttgtttacatttactcaatTCATAAAGTATATTTCAGTGATTTCACAGCTTTAAAATTTACTCAATATTTtaagtgtaaaaatattttaccaTAAACATTTGAGTAGATCATAGTTTAGGTTTGTAGAGTGTGAATTCTTCATTTAATGAGGACTTAATTTTACTTTCAATGAGCTGAATCTTAGTACTTAGATTGCCATCCCACTTATCTAATGGAATTTCCCTGTGACATTAGCAGTGACATTAACAGTGAGGAGATGTTACCTGTGTAGAGGTGAGGAGTCTCCATCTTTAAACAACAGAGGAAGATCCATAGACTtatcactcttcatggagataCAGCTGGGTGCTGGTGATTCTGATCTCTTTCCCTGGAGTTTACTGCACAACATGATAGACAGTCCTTTAGTGATTTATTTACACTCTTTACAGTTCTTATCTAACTTCTTAATTTAAtgaggccttttttttttcttttttttttttttttacatttaatggaATCTAACATTTAACATCATACTAAGTGGTGATTGTTAGCTTTTCATTAACAGTAAAACTTTGGTTAAGTTAATCCTTTCTTATGTACTCAGTAAATAATTTAGATGTGAATATTTAATGACTAGAATACAATGACATGGTAGGTTACCTGGTTTTTGAGTGTGGGGAAACATTATCTGTGTTCAGATCAGGAGGGTCCATCTTTGAATATTAGTAAAgtttgcacaaacacacagttgtGTCCTGAAGGGTCTGATCTCTTCTGCTGGAATGGAGCACACTCctagaaaacacacaaacaaatgtacAGTTAAACTTCACAACAATTTTcactttttgtgtaattttttgACAGGTGCATTAAAATCACAAGCTCCCCATTCATATATCTGAACTGTGTGGTTATATTAAGgtgatgtgatatatatatatatatatatatatatatatatatatatatatatatatatatatatatatatctccagtACCATTACCaacacaaactaagtgttacaCATATAAACTTAATTACCCAgtagaacccaatacacaccagaatacaaattattcatttaggactgtagtttaattccatgcatat contains:
- the LOC128622999 gene encoding NACHT, LRR and PYD domains-containing protein 12-like; the encoded protein is MDPPDLNTDNVSPHSKTSKLQGKRSESPAPSCISMKSDKSMDLPLLFKDGDSSPLHSKLQGERSESPAPSCISMKSAWSMNIPVQFKDEDSSLLHSVPQRAGDRIEKNIITDTGHDPESAAVNEFQKKFKLNLMKKFECLNGMIINLGNQTVLNEIYTELYITEGDSGGVNKEHEVRQIEAASRRTTTEEKPIKCNDIFKPLSEKDKPIRTVLTKGVAGIGKTVSVQKFILDWAEGKANQDIHLIFPLPFRELNLMKDQKLSLMELLHVCFNETKETEMSSLEKVLFIFDGLDECRFPLDFQNTERVCDVTESASVHVLLINLIKGNLLPSALIWITSRPAAADQIPSECVHRVTEVRGFSDPQKEEYFRKRISDQSLANDIITHLKSLRSLYIMCHIPVFCWISATVLERMLGEAESGEIPKTLTQMYTHFLIIQTSVIGEKYSKNTQESDEMLLKLGQLAFQQLMKGNLIFYEEDLRECGVDVREAAVYSGVCTQIFREEFGLHQSKVYCFVHLSIQEHLAALYVHLTFMMEKRDVLDHNQVSKWWMEKITISDVHKSAVDQTLESQTGYLDLFLRFLLGLSLESNQKLLDALVAQTGSSSQSIEKTVQYIKEKISGYLPTEKSINLFHCLNELGDNSLVEEIQHYLKSGKQSEFSSSQWSALVFMLLTSAQELEEFDLNKYFSTDKITETVLLKMMPVISASRKAIIRCDSLGVRSWSTLVSELSSETTNLRELHLTVKTLDLYGNKLGDSGVKSLCAVLENPYGKVEKLGLRGCGVSGEACAALISALRSNPSHLRDLNLSYNKLGDSVVKSLSAVLENPHCKLEILRLRGCGVSSEGCAALISALRSNPSHLRELNLSYNKLGDSGVKSLSAMLENPHSKLKILRLYDCGVSDEGCAALISALRSNPSHLRDMDLSYNKLGDSGVKSLSAVLENPLCKLEILRLRVCGVSDEGCAALTSALRSNPSHLRELHLSCNKIGDSGVKSLSAVLENPHCKLEILRLGNCGVSDEGCAALTSALKSNPSHLSDLHLYNNNVGDSVKKLLSALKYDEHYKLQILNV